The following DNA comes from Enterocloster bolteae.
TCCATCATGTATGTGAACAACGAGGTGGGCGCCATTGAACCGGTGGAGCAGATAGTATCCCTTATCCATGGGAAGAATCCGGCCATCCTTTTCCATGTGGACGCCATCCAGGCTTACGGCAAGCTTACCATACGCCCTAAGAAGCAGGGAATCGACCTGTTATCTGTCAGTGCCCATAAGATTCACGGCCCCAAGGGAGTGGGTTTTCTCTATATTGACGAGAAGGTGAAGATCCGTCCCCTTCTCTACGGAGGAGGCCAGCAAAAGGACATGCGTTCAGGCACGGAAAATGTTCCTGGCATCGCGGGCATGGGCCGGGCGGCCAGGGAAATCTACACAGACCATCAGCAGAAGGTGGAGTATATTACCGGCCTGAAAGACTATATGACAGACCGCATGGCGTCCCTGCCGGGCGTTACTGTCAACAGCCGCAAGGGAATGGAGAGCGCGCCCCAGATTGTCAGCGCAAGCTTTCAGGGTGTGAGAAGCGAGGTCCTTCTTCACGCCCTGGAGGACAAGGGAATCTATGTTTCTTCCGGATCCGCCTGTTCTTCCAATCACCCGGCAATCAGCGGAACCTTAAAGGCCATCGGGGTCAGGCAGGAACTGCTGGATTCCACGCTGAGATTCAGCTTCGGCGTGTTCAACACAAGAGAAGAGATAGACTATTGCATGGAAGTCCTGGAAGAGCTTCTGCCGGTGCTGAGAAGGTACCACAGAGGCTGAACCGTGTAAATGATTCGGCCCCGCAGGACAATGAAAGGGACGATTAAGCGACAGAAAGAGGTAAAAGATGCAGTACCAGTCATTTTTAATTAAATACGCAGAGATTGGCACCAAGGGCAAAAACCGGTATATGTTTGAGGATGCCCTCATAAAGCAGATCCGCTATGCGCTGAAAAGCGTGGAGGGGCAGTTTGACGTCACCAAGGAGTCAGGACGCATCTATGTGAAGGCGGAAACAGACTATGATTACGACGATGCGGTGGAGGCGCTGAAGCGTGTATTCGGCATCGCGGATATCTGCCCCATGGTGCAGATTGAGGATAAGGATTACGAGAACCTGAAACAACATGTGGTGGAGTACATGGACCAGGTTTATCCGGATAAGAACATCACCTTCAAGGTAAATGCCCGCAGGGGGGACAAGCAGTATCCCGTGACTTCGGAGCAGATTAACCGCGACATGGGGGAGGTGATTCTGGAAGCGTTTCCCCAGATGCGTGTGGACGTCCATCACCCGGATGTGATTCTCCATGTGGAGGTGCGCCAGAGGATCAACCTGTTTTCACTGATGATACCCGGACCCGGAGGCATGCCTGTGGGAACCAACGGCAGGGCCATGCTGCTGCTGTCCGGCGGCATCGACAGTCCGGTGGCAGGCTACATGATTGCCAAGAGAGGCGTGAAGATAGACGCAGTGTATTTCCATGCCCCGCCTTATACCAGCGAACGGGCAAAGCAGAAGGTGGTGGACCTGGCAAACCTGGTGGCCAGATACGCGGGCCCCATCAATCTACATGTGGTGAATTTCACGGACATCCAGCTCTACATTTATGATAAGTGCCCTCATGAGGAGCTGACCATCATCATGCGCCGCTATATGATGCGGATTGCCCAGACCATCGCGGAGCGCACCGGCTCCATCGGCCTCATTACAGGCGAGAGCATCGGACAGGTGGCCTCCCAGACCTTACAGTCCCTGGCAGCCACCAATGAGGTGTGCACCATGCCTGTGTTCAGGCCTGTCATTGGATTTGACAAACAGGAAATCGTGGATGTGTCTGAGAAAATCGGCACCTACGAGACATCCATACAGCCTTACGAGGACTGCTGCACCATTTTTGTGGCCAAGCATCCGGTGACAAAGCCCAACATCAATGTAATTCACAGTTCGGAGCGCCGTCTGGAGGAGAAAATCGACCAGCTGGTGGAGACTGCTCTGGAGACCACGGAACAGATTCTCTGCCAGGGGTAAGGGAAAAACAGACCGGTCTGACATGGAAGCAAACACAAAAACAGACCAGTCCGCTCAGGGAGCAAACGTCAAAACAAACGCAAAAAAGAGTCTGCCTCGGCAGACTCTGATGGTTTCTGATGACCTATGTGCTTTGTCACGCTGCCTGGGCAGCGGATGAAGAATCAGCAGATTAAGCGATGATGTATGGTGATAAGATAGCCAGAATGTCATCAACGCAGCTCTCGGCATGGATGTTCAGGTCGATTGGCTTGGATAAATCCAGGCTGAAGATGCCCATGATAGACTTTGCATCAATCACATATCTGCCGGAAACCAGATCAAAATCAACATCAAACTTAGATAAATCATTTACAAATGACTTAACCTTGTCAATGGAATTTAACGAAATACGAACTGTTTTCATGAGAAAAACCCTCCTTGTGGTAAGTGTGTATGGATTATGTTTGCAGTGAATCCTGCTTTGCTTTAATACTACAGACAGGGGGACTAAAAGTCAATAGTGAGATTGCATGAAAAACGCAGTAACAATATGGTAATTTGGTTAGAGTTCCATAGGGCGCAAGCCATGTATAAAGGGTCGCAACAGACCGTAAACAGGAGGTTTTACAATGCCAAAAGCAGCCCTACATAACCTGGGATGCAAAGTGAATGCTTATGAGACAGAAGCCATGCAGCAGCAGTTAGAGGAGCGCGGTTATGAAATCGTACCCTTTGACCAGAAGGCGGACGTCTATATTATCAATACATGTTCCGTGACCAATATCGCGGACCGCAAATCCCGCCAGATGCTCCACCGCGCAAAGAAGTTAAATCCTGAGGCTGTGGTGGTGGCGGCGGGCTGTTATGTCCAGGTGGCATCCGACGCCCTGAAGGAAGATGACAGCGTGGATATCATTGTGGGCAATAACAATAAGGCGCGTCTGGCGGATATTCTGGAAGAATACATGAAGGACAGGCAGGGGGATGAAGGCGGCTATGTGCTGGATATTGCCCGGGCCCGGGAGTATGAGGAGCTTCATGTGAGCCGTCTGGGAGAACATACCAGGGCATTTATCAAGGTCCAGGACGGCTGCAACCAGTTCTGCAGCTACTGCATTATCCCCTATGCCAGAGGCAGGGTCAGAAGCCGGAAGCCGGAGGATGTGGAGGCTGAGGTTAAAGGGCTGGTGGCCCGGGGTTACAGGGAAGTGGTGCTTACGGGAATCCATTTAAGCTCCTACGGAACAGAGCACATGGAAGGAAGCCCGGTAAAGGGCGGAGACTGGGACAGCGGTCCCCT
Coding sequences within:
- a CDS encoding HPr family phosphocarrier protein encodes the protein MKTVRISLNSIDKVKSFVNDLSKFDVDFDLVSGRYVIDAKSIMGIFSLDLSKPIDLNIHAESCVDDILAILSPYIIA
- a CDS encoding cysteine desulfurase family protein; the encoded protein is MEAYFDNSATTRVFDSVRDIVVKTMTEDYGNPSAKHRKGMEAEQYVRQAAADIAKTLKVRDKEILFTSGGTESNNMALIGTAMANQRAGKHIISTRIEHASVYNPLAYLEQQGFEVTYLSVDSQGHISLEELEAAIRPDTILVSIMYVNNEVGAIEPVEQIVSLIHGKNPAILFHVDAIQAYGKLTIRPKKQGIDLLSVSAHKIHGPKGVGFLYIDEKVKIRPLLYGGGQQKDMRSGTENVPGIAGMGRAAREIYTDHQQKVEYITGLKDYMTDRMASLPGVTVNSRKGMESAPQIVSASFQGVRSEVLLHALEDKGIYVSSGSACSSNHPAISGTLKAIGVRQELLDSTLRFSFGVFNTREEIDYCMEVLEELLPVLRRYHRG
- the thiI gene encoding tRNA uracil 4-sulfurtransferase ThiI produces the protein MQYQSFLIKYAEIGTKGKNRYMFEDALIKQIRYALKSVEGQFDVTKESGRIYVKAETDYDYDDAVEALKRVFGIADICPMVQIEDKDYENLKQHVVEYMDQVYPDKNITFKVNARRGDKQYPVTSEQINRDMGEVILEAFPQMRVDVHHPDVILHVEVRQRINLFSLMIPGPGGMPVGTNGRAMLLLSGGIDSPVAGYMIAKRGVKIDAVYFHAPPYTSERAKQKVVDLANLVARYAGPINLHVVNFTDIQLYIYDKCPHEELTIIMRRYMMRIAQTIAERTGSIGLITGESIGQVASQTLQSLAATNEVCTMPVFRPVIGFDKQEIVDVSEKIGTYETSIQPYEDCCTIFVAKHPVTKPNINVIHSSERRLEEKIDQLVETALETTEQILCQG